The window GGCTGTACTTTTCTTTGCCTCACCGATGTCATCCTGGGTGTCGGGGCAGACCCTGATTGTATCCGGCGGCGGCGCGCAGGTGCTGGAATGAGTATCACGGCAAAACAATAATTGTTTTATTATCGTACCCTTGTCAGATTTCACGCTCTTATATACACTGGGCTTAAATGATCTTGGCAAAGGGCTGATTTTATAATGGACATCGAAAAAGTACTGAGCCGCTTTGAGGAGCTGCTCTCGCAGGGCCGCGTTGACGAAGCCGGGCAGTATCTGGAAGAGACGGCAGCCGTTAGCGAAAGAGGCGGCGACGGCCTCGCGGAGGCCTCCTGCCGCAACGAACTGACGGGTTTTTGGCGTGTCTGCGGCCAAAGAGAAAAAAGTTACGCCTCCGCGGAAAGAGCCTTAGCCCTGCTTTCAGAGAATGGTCTTGCCGGAAGCATCGACTACGCGACGGTTCTGCTGAACTACGCCACCGCTAAATCCGCCTTCGGCGAGAGCGCGGAGGCGCTGCCGCTCTACAGGCGGGTGGAGGAGTGTTACCGGGAGCTGCTGCCGGCCTCCGACTACCGCCGCGCGAGCCTATACAACAATATGGCGCAGGCTCTGCTGCGGGACGGGAATACGAATGAGGCGGCGGAATATTTTGAAAAATCCCTGCGTCTGCTGGCGGAGATGACAGATGTCGATTCCGAGAGGGCGACCTGCAATACCAACATCGCCTTCTGTCTGCTCGCGGAGGGACGGCTCGACGAGGCGCAGAAGTCGCTTGAAGTGGCGGAAGAGGGCTTTCGCCTCCTGCCGGGCGATCCCCATTATGACGGCGCGCTCTCCTGCCGCGGGCGGCTGGAATATCTGCGCGGCAGGTACGAAGAGGCCGCCGAGGCCTACCGCCGGCTGGCAGACAATATTGAGGGGCGTTTTGGGCGCAATATAAACTACGCGGCGGCCTGCCGCAGCTGCGCCAAGGCCTTCGCCGCCGCGGGCCTCGCCGACGAGGCGGAGCGTTTCAGCCTGCTGGCTGAATTAGCCGGCAGATAGAGGAATATTGGAGGGGATCGGAATGCAGGGACTTGAACTATGCCGCCTGTTTTATCTACAGCATGGCGCGCCGCTGATCGAGAGCCGTCTCGGCGAAAGGTCGCGCCGCGTCGCCGTCGGGCTGGCGGGGCAGGGTTCGGACTGTCTCGGATTTGACGACGAACTCTCGCGTGACCACGACTTTGGCCCCGGCTTTTGCCTGTGGCTGACTGACGAGGACGACGAAGACTTCGGCGACGAGCTGCGGCGGTTATACGCGGAGCTGCCTAAGTTGTTCCTCGGATATGCCCGCAACGCCACGCCGCAGGGCGCGGATAGAGTCGGCGTGATGCGGATAAGCCGCTTTTACGCGCAATATACGGGCTGCCGGGGCATTCCATCCGGCGACGCCGCCTGGCTGCGTATCCCGGAACATCTGCTCGCCGCCGCCACCAGCGGCGAAATATTCCGCGACGAACTTGGGGAATTCAGCCGCGTCAGGAACGGCCTGCTGCCCTGTTACCCAGACGACGTGCGTCTGAAGAAGCTGGCGGCGCGAATCTTCGTTATGGCGCAGGCGGGACAATATAACTACGGCAGGATAATGAAACGCCGTGACGAGGTGGCGGCGGCGCTCGCTCTGAGCGAGTTCGTCAAAGCCGCCCTCTCCGCCGTGCACCTGCTGAACCGCAGCTATATGCCTTACTATAAATGGGCCTTCCGCAGCGCGCGCCGTCTGCCGCTGCTTCAGGAGGCGGTCTCCGGGCTTGAGGCCCTCTATTCGCCGGGAGCCGACCGCGAAGCGCTGATAGAATCTATCTGTGCCATGGTCAGCGGTCATCTGGAAAGAGAGGAGCTCTCCTCCGCGAAAGATACCTTCCTGGTCGCGCACGCGGAGGAGATAATGCGGCGTATAAAGAGCGATTATCTGAGAAATTTAGGCGTTATGGTGGGGTAGAAAAAATGGAAAAGCTGATCGACGAAATAATCGGACTTGAATGGTGTTTCTTTGACCGCGTGCGTAACGAGGGCGGTCGGGCCCCCTGCCAGGATGACTGGAAGACCTTCCGCATCATGCGCGGCAGCCAGTTCATGGCCTGGAACAGGCCGCTGCTGGAAAGCTGGCACGGGGACCTCTTACAGGCGCGGGAGCGGGGAGACAACCCGATGACGGAAAAATACGGCTACATGATGTGTATCGCCGACCCCGAGGCCAACCTCGAACTGGCGGCCAGTCTGCCGCCGGTCTCCGAAGAAAAAAAGGCGCTGAGCCGGAAGATCATCGGGCGGCTGGTGCCGCAGAACGCCGCCTTCCGCAGACGCTACCCGCTCCTCGCCGCCCACGCGCGTCCGCTGCGCACCGCGGACGAGAGCGGTGGCGATATGACCTCGATGGAGACCTACCAGCTGGGGGAGTTGTGGACCTATTCGCGGCGAACCCTGACGCTGCTTGATGAGCACCTGCGCGATTTAGAGGCGGCGGGGGTAAATTATCCCGAGCTGGTGATTCGCAACAGCCTTCTCCAGAGAGGGTTTTCCGGCCTTGAAGAGGCGGAGGCCTTCCTGGCAAAAAGACAGCGGGACGCTTAGGGATACCTTTTTTTGGCAGGAGCCATATAAGAGGCTGAGGAACAACGATAAAAAGTAAGAGAGAGAAGGGGACAGATATCCCCCTCCCTCTCTTCGTAGGGTCAAAGATTATCCGCCGCGGCCTCTGCGCTCAGCTGCGGATCTTTTTTATGCTGATGCCGGTTACCGCGTAGAAAATGGCGAACATAAAGCCCGTATAGTTCATGATCGCCCACGGCAGGTAATCGATAGTGGCTACGCCAAGAGTGGCGGCCATGTACGCGGCCCCTCCCGTCCAGGGGATGAGCGCCGTCACAACGGTCCCCGAGTCCTCCAGCGTGCGTGACAAGTTACAGGAAGCCAACCCTCTTGCCTTATATACGTCGCCGAAGAGCTCCGCCGTGACGATTATGGATAAGTACGAGACGCCGCCGATGACGCTCATCAGCAGGGAGGCCGCGACGGTGCTGCTGATGATGCCGGCGTCGGTCTTTACCTTTGTCTGCAGCTTTTCCAGCATTACCTCCAGGCAGCCTGTGCAGGATACGATGCCGCCAAAGACGAAGGCACAGTATGTTATAAGAAGTATCCCCATCATGCTGCTCATTCCGCCGCGGTTCAGCAGCCTGACCACCGCGGAGCTGGCGGCTGCCGCGTCGAAGCCGGCCTTATGCACCATATTGACGTTGAAGCCGTTGGCACAGGCGGTGCAGACGTCGTTGAAAGAAAAGCCCTGAATAAAGATCGCTAAAAGACAGGCCACTACGCTTGAGACGAACATAAGCGGCGCGGTCGGATACTTCATGGCGCTGCCGACCATGACGATCACCAGCGGCAGCAGCAGCAAAATATTCCAGTGATAAATTTGGTTGAACTGCGTCATCATTGTGGATACGAGCTCCGAGCTGACGGCCTCCTGGGAACTGTTGAAACCGGCGATCAAATATACCGCCATTCCCAGCAGGCTTGCCGGCACCGTCGTCCAGAGCATATGTCTGATATGCTCGTAGATATCGGTATTTGTGATTGCCGCCGCCAGCACGGTCGTATCCGACAGCGGGCTCAGCTTGTCGCCAAAATAAGCGCCGGCGACGACCGCTCCCGCGGTAATCGGCAGCGACATCTGCAGTGTGGCGGCGATACTCATAACCACGACTCCGATAGTCCCCACCGCGCCGTAAGAGGTTCCCGACAAAACCGATACGATCGCCGTGGCCAGAAAGGCGGACAAATATAGCACCCGCGTGTCGATGATCTGTATTCCGTAATAGATCATCATCGGCAGCGTGCCGGAGATCATCCACGAGCCGATTA is drawn from Cloacibacillus porcorum and contains these coding sequences:
- a CDS encoding tetratricopeptide repeat protein, whose protein sequence is MDIEKVLSRFEELLSQGRVDEAGQYLEETAAVSERGGDGLAEASCRNELTGFWRVCGQREKSYASAERALALLSENGLAGSIDYATVLLNYATAKSAFGESAEALPLYRRVEECYRELLPASDYRRASLYNNMAQALLRDGNTNEAAEYFEKSLRLLAEMTDVDSERATCNTNIAFCLLAEGRLDEAQKSLEVAEEGFRLLPGDPHYDGALSCRGRLEYLRGRYEEAAEAYRRLADNIEGRFGRNINYAAACRSCAKAFAAAGLADEAERFSLLAELAGR
- a CDS encoding DUF4037 domain-containing protein, which translates into the protein MQGLELCRLFYLQHGAPLIESRLGERSRRVAVGLAGQGSDCLGFDDELSRDHDFGPGFCLWLTDEDDEDFGDELRRLYAELPKLFLGYARNATPQGADRVGVMRISRFYAQYTGCRGIPSGDAAWLRIPEHLLAAATSGEIFRDELGEFSRVRNGLLPCYPDDVRLKKLAARIFVMAQAGQYNYGRIMKRRDEVAAALALSEFVKAALSAVHLLNRSYMPYYKWAFRSARRLPLLQEAVSGLEALYSPGADREALIESICAMVSGHLEREELSSAKDTFLVAHAEEIMRRIKSDYLRNLGVMVG
- a CDS encoding DUF4125 family protein; translation: MEKLIDEIIGLEWCFFDRVRNEGGRAPCQDDWKTFRIMRGSQFMAWNRPLLESWHGDLLQARERGDNPMTEKYGYMMCIADPEANLELAASLPPVSEEKKALSRKIIGRLVPQNAAFRRRYPLLAAHARPLRTADESGGDMTSMETYQLGELWTYSRRTLTLLDEHLRDLEAAGVNYPELVIRNSLLQRGFSGLEEAEAFLAKRQRDA
- the nhaC gene encoding Na+/H+ antiporter NhaC, which produces MFHRLMTEANKSHPSKEIRRPTMFVALLPMIAMLFFVGVGFPILKLPIPIILLLPSVVAAIVAYYLGYTWSDLQKAISDKIGQSTGALLVLVSVGMLIGSWMISGTLPMMIYYGIQIIDTRVLYLSAFLATAIVSVLSGTSYGAVGTIGVVVMSIAATLQMSLPITAGAVVAGAYFGDKLSPLSDTTVLAAAITNTDIYEHIRHMLWTTVPASLLGMAVYLIAGFNSSQEAVSSELVSTMMTQFNQIYHWNILLLLPLVIVMVGSAMKYPTAPLMFVSSVVACLLAIFIQGFSFNDVCTACANGFNVNMVHKAGFDAAAASSAVVRLLNRGGMSSMMGILLITYCAFVFGGIVSCTGCLEVMLEKLQTKVKTDAGIISSTVAASLLMSVIGGVSYLSIIVTAELFGDVYKARGLASCNLSRTLEDSGTVVTALIPWTGGAAYMAATLGVATIDYLPWAIMNYTGFMFAIFYAVTGISIKKIRS